A window from Desulfobacteraceae bacterium encodes these proteins:
- a CDS encoding cyclopropane-fatty-acyl-phospholipid synthase family protein, translating into MRDLTHPSRRPRATLLQGLLPDWSRSLLFNLLANLRYGQITFHDQDGARTLGQRPQLQATITVHDPAFYPRVLFGGSIGAGEAYVDGLWETDSLATLVRIMVRNMDLLDRMEQGLAWLLWPYQRLRHLRRDNHRQGAKKNILAHYDLGNDLYGAFLDPTMMYSAAIYPRENSSLEEAARFKLDYICRRLQLTPQDRVIEIGGGWGGFAIHAAANYGCHVTTTTISDAQFREAQRRIEEAGLGHRITLLQKDYRDLNGRYDKLVSIEMIEAVGHRYLPEFFRKCGALLRPEGLLLIQAITIADQKYSQYVRNVDFIQRHIFPGGCVPSITRMLSLITAKTDLVVRSIEDFGFDYARTLRDWRSRFLGAYDALKTRGYDERFKRLWEFYLAYCEGGFRERALSVVQLMASRPLNRTALRRL; encoded by the coding sequence ATGAGAGACCTCACCCACCCCTCACGGCGCCCTCGGGCTACCCTTTTACAGGGCCTTCTGCCGGACTGGTCCAGATCCCTGCTGTTTAACCTCCTGGCCAACCTGCGCTACGGCCAGATCACCTTTCACGATCAGGACGGCGCCCGCACACTGGGGCAGCGGCCGCAGCTGCAGGCGACGATCACGGTGCATGACCCGGCCTTCTACCCCCGGGTGCTCTTCGGCGGATCGATCGGTGCCGGAGAAGCCTATGTGGACGGCCTCTGGGAAACCGACAGCCTCGCCACCCTGGTGCGCATCATGGTGCGCAACATGGACCTGCTGGACCGCATGGAGCAGGGCCTCGCCTGGCTGCTCTGGCCCTACCAGCGGCTCCGGCACCTGCGGCGGGACAACCACCGTCAGGGGGCGAAGAAAAATATCCTGGCCCATTACGACCTGGGCAACGACCTCTACGGGGCGTTTCTGGATCCGACGATGATGTATTCGGCGGCGATCTACCCCCGGGAGAACAGCAGCCTGGAGGAGGCCGCGCGTTTCAAACTGGACTATATCTGCCGCCGGCTGCAACTGACACCCCAGGACCGGGTGATCGAAATCGGCGGCGGCTGGGGCGGCTTCGCCATCCACGCCGCCGCCAATTACGGCTGCCATGTGACCACCACCACCATTTCCGATGCCCAGTTCCGGGAGGCCCAGCGGCGGATCGAGGAGGCGGGCCTCGGCCACCGGATCACCCTGCTGCAAAAGGATTACCGGGATCTTAACGGCCGCTACGACAAGCTGGTCAGCATCGAGATGATCGAGGCCGTCGGTCACCGCTACCTGCCCGAATTTTTCAGAAAGTGCGGCGCCCTGCTGCGGCCTGAGGGCCTGCTGCTGATCCAGGCGATCACCATCGCGGACCAGAAATACAGCCAATACGTGCGAAACGTGGATTTCATCCAGCGCCACATCTTTCCCGGCGGCTGCGTACCCTCCATTACCCGCATGCTCTCCCTGATCACCGCCAAAACCGACCTGGTGGTGCGCAGCATCGAGGATTTCGGCTTCGACTACGCCCGCACCCTGAGGGACTGGCGCAGCCGTTTCCTCGGGGCTTACGATGCGTTGAAAACACGCGGTTACGACGAACGCTTCAAGCGCCTCTGGGAGTTCTATCTGGCTTACTGCGAGGGCGGGTTTCGGGAGCGGGCGCTTAGCGTGGTGCAGTTGATGGCCTCCCGCCCCCTGAACCGCACCGCTTTGAGGCGCCTATGA
- a CDS encoding ADP-ribosylglycohydrolase family protein, whose translation MSLSDHAINPSQRRAGALTAMFIGDALAMPVHWYYNRQALARDYGYVTDYLAPRNPHPDSILWRSSYRPSGPKGDILHAQARFWGRAGIHYHQFLQAGENTLNLKLCVLLIESLNQHRAYRAEAFADDYIRYMTTPGSHADTYVEEYHRRFFAHYATGSPPTACGVAEKHVSGIIGMIPVAVFYADSPPAARAKALEHLHLTHLGPRMEAAGAFLLDVLLPVLGGAPLGRVLTDIIRRQVNPLLGHPLEKWLNHPDDVVIGQRLSPACYVEDAIPAIAYLALKYAADLEQALVVNTNLGGDNAGRGAVLGALLGAANGVAAIPDRWRRGLLHPPPTLNTPGPMAAV comes from the coding sequence ATGAGTCTATCCGACCACGCGATCAACCCCTCCCAGCGGCGCGCCGGCGCGCTGACGGCCATGTTCATCGGTGATGCCCTGGCCATGCCCGTGCACTGGTACTACAACCGCCAGGCACTGGCCCGGGACTACGGGTATGTGACCGACTATTTGGCGCCCCGCAATCCCCATCCCGACAGCATCCTGTGGCGCTCCAGCTACCGGCCCTCCGGGCCGAAGGGCGACATCCTGCATGCACAGGCCCGCTTCTGGGGCCGGGCCGGCATCCACTACCACCAGTTCCTGCAAGCCGGCGAAAACACTCTGAACCTTAAACTCTGCGTGCTTTTGATCGAAAGCCTCAACCAGCACCGCGCCTATCGCGCCGAGGCCTTCGCCGATGATTACATCCGGTACATGACCACGCCCGGCAGCCACGCCGACACCTACGTGGAGGAGTATCACCGCCGCTTTTTCGCCCATTATGCCACCGGCAGCCCCCCCACCGCTTGCGGGGTGGCCGAAAAACATGTCAGCGGGATCATCGGCATGATCCCGGTAGCGGTCTTCTATGCCGACTCACCACCTGCTGCGCGTGCCAAGGCCCTGGAGCATCTGCACCTCACCCATCTAGGACCCAGAATGGAGGCTGCCGGCGCCTTTCTGCTGGACGTTCTGCTACCGGTGCTGGGCGGCGCTCCGCTGGGCCGGGTGCTGACGGACATCATTCGGCGCCAAGTCAACCCGCTTCTGGGACACCCCCTGGAGAAGTGGCTGAATCACCCCGACGACGTGGTCATCGGTCAGCGCCTCAGTCCGGCCTGCTACGTCGAAGACGCCATCCCCGCCATTGCCTACCTGGCCCTGAAGTATGCCGCCGACCTGGAACAAGCCCTGGTGGTCAACACCAATCTCGGGGGCGACAACGCCGGCCGCGGCGCCGTTCTGGGCGCCCTGCTGGGTGCGGCCAACGGGGTGGCCGCCATACCCGACCGCTGGCGGAGGGGCCTGCTGCACCCGCCCCCGACACTGAACACGCCCGGGCCGATGGCTGCCGTCTGA
- a CDS encoding DUF1365 domain-containing protein: MKPALYVGTVTHQRFIPRRHRFRYPFFMWYLNLDEIDRLPDVGRWFSARRFALSRFQRADYLDRPWEPLHLRAKTRMQELTGRPVSGPVCALLNLRTLGLYFSPVNFYFGFDRSSRPSHFLAEVSNIPWNERHLYSHYLGSGPPAPMHAKAFHVSPFNPLNQYYRWQISPPGKRIRIGIAVHDPRGRVFEARLDLTRQPFNSVSVRRQLLRKPVMTAAIVSAIHWQALRLYAKGVPYVPYPKETT; the protein is encoded by the coding sequence ATGAAACCCGCGCTCTATGTCGGCACCGTCACCCACCAGCGCTTTATCCCCAGGCGTCACCGTTTCCGCTACCCGTTTTTCATGTGGTACCTGAACCTCGACGAGATCGACCGCCTGCCGGACGTGGGCCGCTGGTTTTCAGCCCGGCGCTTCGCCCTGAGCCGGTTCCAGCGAGCCGACTATCTCGACCGACCATGGGAGCCGCTGCACCTCAGGGCCAAGACCCGCATGCAGGAACTGACCGGGCGGCCGGTCAGCGGCCCGGTCTGCGCACTCCTCAATCTCCGGACCCTCGGGCTCTACTTCAGCCCGGTCAATTTTTATTTCGGCTTCGATCGCAGCTCCCGCCCGTCGCACTTTCTGGCCGAGGTGTCCAATATTCCCTGGAACGAGCGCCATCTTTACAGCCATTATCTGGGCAGCGGTCCGCCCGCACCGATGCATGCCAAGGCGTTTCACGTGTCGCCGTTCAACCCCCTGAACCAGTATTACCGTTGGCAGATCAGCCCCCCCGGCAAACGGATCAGGATCGGGATTGCGGTCCACGATCCCCGCGGCCGGGTCTTCGAAGCCAGGCTGGACCTAACACGCCAGCCCTTCAACTCGGTCTCCGTAAGACGGCAGCTGCTCAGAAAACCGGTGATGACCGCCGCCATCGTCTCGGCGATCCACTGGCAGGCGCTCAGACTCTACGCCAAAGGCGTGCCCTATGTACCCTACCCCAAGGAGACGACATGA
- a CDS encoding DUF2878 domain-containing protein, with amino-acid sequence MNWLVNLAIYEGAWFACVLGGDALAWVAALLLAVHLYLTPCPKADLLLAGALLLVGLVLDGTLKAVGFFSFDSPIVPIPLWLMGVWATFATLPNHSLAWLKNRLRLAAVLGAVGGPLAYWAGVRMGAATFNWPLLPSLFLLAVIWGILMPGVMRLSSRLAPERG; translated from the coding sequence ATGAACTGGCTGGTCAATCTGGCCATCTACGAGGGCGCCTGGTTCGCCTGCGTACTGGGCGGGGACGCCCTGGCATGGGTCGCCGCGCTGCTCCTGGCGGTTCATCTTTACCTGACACCCTGCCCCAAAGCCGACCTGCTCCTGGCAGGTGCCCTTTTGCTCGTCGGCCTGGTCCTGGACGGCACCTTGAAGGCCGTCGGCTTCTTCAGCTTCGACTCGCCCATCGTACCGATACCGCTCTGGCTGATGGGCGTATGGGCCACGTTTGCCACCTTGCCCAACCACAGTCTGGCGTGGCTCAAAAACCGCCTGCGGCTGGCGGCGGTCCTGGGGGCTGTTGGCGGGCCGCTGGCCTATTGGGCCGGGGTCCGGATGGGGGCGGCGACCTTCAACTGGCCGCTGCTGCCCTCCCTGTTTCTCCTGGCGGTGATCTGGGGGATTCTCATGCCCGGGGTGATGCGCCTCAGCAGCCGTCTGGCGCCCGAGCGCGGATAG
- a CDS encoding FAD-dependent oxidoreductase encodes MKQIAVIGSGIAGLTSAYYLSRRHAVTVFEANDYIGGHTHTVDVSLAGEKSAIDTGFIVFNDRTYPNFIRLLEELQVAYQPTEMSFSVRNDAIDLEYNGSDLNRLFAQRENLLRPAFWRMLLDIVRFNRAVRREAARPGARTIGDYVQRQHFGALFADNYLLPMIAAIWSMGLQDARDFPLQFFVRFFENHGLLNLVDRPQWYTIVGGSRAYIAPLTAPFRQSVRLKTPVTRLQQANGGIKLTSRAGTETFDEVVVACHGDQALALLAEPGAQERKVLGALSCTENRVVLHTDTRRLPRRQSAWASWNYYCSGRHAGRATLTYNMNILQRLNKRQPYLVSLNQEVAEDKVLGRFTYAHPMFNPAAIEAQRQWHTISGIDHVHFCGAYWFNGFHEDGVKSGLRVCRALGIEP; translated from the coding sequence ATGAAGCAAATCGCCGTCATCGGCAGCGGCATCGCCGGGCTGACCAGCGCTTACTACCTCTCCCGTCGCCATGCGGTGACGGTGTTCGAGGCCAACGATTACATCGGCGGGCACACCCACACCGTCGACGTCTCCCTGGCGGGCGAAAAAAGCGCCATCGACACGGGCTTTATCGTCTTCAACGACCGCACCTATCCCAATTTCATCCGACTGCTGGAGGAACTGCAGGTGGCTTACCAGCCAACGGAAATGAGCTTTTCGGTGCGCAACGATGCCATCGATCTCGAGTACAACGGCAGCGACCTCAATCGCCTCTTCGCCCAGCGCGAAAACCTGCTGCGCCCGGCCTTCTGGCGGATGCTGCTGGACATCGTGCGCTTCAACCGGGCGGTCAGGCGGGAGGCGGCCCGCCCCGGCGCCCGGACCATCGGGGATTACGTCCAGCGGCAGCACTTCGGGGCGCTCTTCGCCGACAATTACCTGCTGCCCATGATCGCCGCCATCTGGTCCATGGGCCTTCAGGACGCCAGGGACTTTCCGCTGCAGTTTTTTGTGCGCTTTTTCGAAAATCACGGTTTGCTGAACCTCGTCGACCGTCCCCAGTGGTACACGATCGTCGGCGGGTCGCGGGCCTACATCGCCCCTTTGACCGCGCCGTTCAGGCAATCCGTTCGGCTGAAGACCCCGGTGACGCGCCTCCAGCAGGCCAACGGCGGCATCAAACTCACCAGCCGCGCGGGGACCGAGACCTTTGACGAGGTGGTGGTCGCCTGCCATGGCGACCAGGCCCTCGCCCTGCTGGCCGAGCCCGGCGCCCAGGAGCGAAAGGTGCTGGGGGCCCTATCCTGCACCGAAAACCGGGTGGTGCTGCACACCGATACGCGCCGCCTGCCCCGGCGCCAAAGCGCCTGGGCCAGCTGGAACTACTACTGCAGCGGCAGGCATGCCGGCCGGGCCACCCTGACCTACAACATGAATATCCTGCAGCGTCTGAATAAACGGCAGCCCTATCTGGTCAGCCTGAACCAGGAGGTCGCCGAAGACAAGGTCCTGGGGCGCTTCACCTACGCCCACCCGATGTTCAATCCGGCCGCAATCGAAGCCCAGCGGCAGTGGCACACCATTTCCGGCATCGATCACGTCCATTTCTGCGGCGCATACTGGTTCAACGGCTTCCACGAAGACGGCGTTAAAAGCGGCCTGCGGGTCTGCCGCGCCCTGGGGATTGAACCATGA
- a CDS encoding SDR family NAD(P)-dependent oxidoreductase: MKILITGATSGIGRQLALDYHREGHEVWALGRSRERLAALESVGLKTGAVDLLNREETLSWFSGLEVIDLAILSAGSCEYIDLPVFDSALLSRMMRVNVETMGHSIEALLPLLRRSRAPHLVGIGSGAAYLPLPRAEAYGASKAAVAYLLETLRISLFREKIAVSLVCPGFVQTPLTDRNDFPMPFLISSARASRAIRRGIARRQPEIHFPRRFTYILKALSLLPDVLWLRLAQKMVRS, from the coding sequence ATGAAAATTCTCATCACCGGCGCCACCTCCGGCATCGGCCGACAGCTGGCGCTGGACTATCACCGCGAGGGGCACGAGGTCTGGGCGCTGGGCCGCAGCCGGGAAAGGCTTGCGGCCCTTGAGAGCGTGGGCCTCAAGACCGGCGCGGTGGACCTCTTGAACCGCGAGGAAACGCTGAGCTGGTTTTCGGGGCTGGAGGTGATCGACCTGGCGATCCTCTCGGCCGGGTCCTGCGAGTACATCGACCTGCCCGTCTTCGACAGCGCCCTGCTCAGCCGGATGATGCGGGTCAACGTCGAAACCATGGGCCACAGCATCGAGGCGCTCCTGCCGCTTTTGCGCCGCAGCCGGGCGCCGCATCTGGTGGGGATCGGCTCCGGAGCGGCCTATTTGCCCCTGCCGCGGGCGGAGGCCTACGGGGCGTCCAAAGCGGCCGTCGCCTACCTGCTGGAGACCTTGCGGATCAGCCTGTTCAGGGAAAAGATCGCGGTCAGCCTGGTATGTCCGGGATTTGTCCAAACACCCCTGACCGACCGCAACGATTTTCCGATGCCTTTTCTGATCAGCAGCGCCCGGGCCAGCCGGGCGATCCGCAGGGGAATCGCCCGCAGACAGCCGGAAATCCACTTTCCGCGGCGTTTCACCTATATTTTGAAGGCCCTGTCGCTCCTGCCGGATGTGCTCTGGCTGCGGCTGGCCCAAAAGATGGTCCGGTCATGA